acactagctttcggtgctgaacaaacaaacaaatttctctacaggagaatgaccaaacttttgcaaagtaaaagtcagcatatgCCCTATAAaatcaatataattttaaatgaacttgtgctggcaaaataatgatacgttgacagtagaaaaataataataacaataatacacatatgcatatacacatacagtacatacataaaacagaggagcaaagccatataatgagattagaactatagatttctagagaaatctggtgtgagatgattcttgcattttccaagttttttaatctacttaatgattcttaattaattcattcatatagAGAAAATAAGGCTTTTACCCACTCAacttactgtagtgaatgtggtattttgctaaaagtacgactACATTTACGGCATCAGATAAATCCGAACTTAAGTTTtccgcataaagtaaaatggtatcaaaagaatgttaagttgagattaatcgagtttctagtgtccatgcaaaaactttgtgaatgttgacatcaaaaaacaaatgctcctggaattcatcttctgacttacaaatgtacatgaatccacataaagtttaaatcttctttcaagaaacatggctacaggatatatcttatttattattttgaaatgagtctcttttactttagaagatatgggccatttgacaagccattgtggttttataatttgtattaggatatttcttgaaagaatctctattacatcttttgtctcatagcatcagtgataatcttgttattacacttgaagtcaactaagttagtcattcacttttaacatgggcatcgaaacagtcaactctgaatataaaatgacatttttgattaattgaattaatgctaaagtaatcactttgcagacttccTTAAAATCTTTCTAGACTTTCTTAACAACTATCAAAtcagatttacatttacggcatttggcagacgcccttatccggagcgacttacatttttatctcattttttatacaagtgagcagttgagggttaagggccttgctcaggggcacctcagtcatggcctcaggtctggggatcgaacccacgaacctccggtcacaagaccagttccctaaccaccaggccatgactgcccttatatcagatcatatttttcaacaaaagATGAGAAAATTTAAACATTATGACAATcattttcatagcaatcttttgtaaatattgacttcctaccaattgtgccctattattccttgactgcACTCTTCATCCATGTAAAATTTCAAACCccccaaaatattcaaggaccttcaaggacgactgtcttttatgcctgttttcaaaaactttccagggccttgaacttattttttcagattcacaaactttcaaggatttcaaggacccgtgggaaccctgggtCACAAGACCAATTTCCTACCACCAGACCGTGATTGCCCCCCAAAAccacgactctggtgggactcgaacccacaacctttgaatcaCTCCACCAAGTGCTActtagaagtccaatgcgctatccattgcgccacagagccacCTTCTTAATGAAGATATAAAAACATTGATAAcagaataaagtaataaagctGATCGCATCAAATAGACTACATTATGAAAGTGTAAGAGTTCAATGAGATAATAGAGATGGTTTTCAAAATAGCTAAAATTGGCATACACATATAGCCTGCTGTGAGCTGGATCCAGTAGTATAAAAACTAAATGCTGCACCACTATAACGTTTGAATTTTTAGCTCTACACTCTTTATAATCTGAGCATATCAGAAATGTATTAGTCAGTAGTCAAATCAGTTAGAGATAGAAGCATGGCCAAATAGTTACCGACTGCATTAAAGTGTGATATGAACACTgctaaaatgtactgtaatgcAGTCTCTTAACACTTGGTGGCAACACTTGGCTATGTGCGCTTAACATTCCTGTTGAGCGAACAAGGATTTTTATAGCCAATCAACTGGGCTGTTATCAACATGCTCGGTTCGGCCAATCAGACGCGCTGTTCTTGTTCGACAAAAAGTTTCCAAGATGGTGCTTGAAAGCACTATGGTCTGGTAAGAAATAAACAAAGTCGTTTATACGCGGTGTTACTGATCTGTACCTAACCTACAGTTAATGTGTATTATTTCGAAATGTGTGTTTAATCTAATTATTTTTTTGACGTGCGAGTCGTTGTTTGAGAATCAGGGCGACCGAGCGATCAAAGACCGGCGAGATAATCCTGAGTCATGACCGCCCGGCTGTGCTGGACTAGAGACCGACCGAGAGAGTCGAGATATAAACACACGGGAGTGTCCAGATATAAACACACGGGAGTGTCAGGAGTGATATAGACACACCAGACTAAACGTGTGCCTTGTGCTCACCCATAATGTCTTTAATACTGATGTACCAGCTAACCCGAGGCCTATCTGGCCGTGTCAGTGCTGGTCTGTACTGTCTCTACTCCTCCACACCACCGCGATGTTCTCCGCGCTTCACTGAGGGACGCGTCTCAAACTGGTGTGTGGTCTTAGTGTTTTAAACCAAGTACACACAGCTGTCCCGACTGGGCTGAGTTAAGAGCCTGGTGAACCCCTAGTTGGGTGAGCTGTTCTACCGGGCTCACTTTAGCTGTGGGTTCATCACACCGACGTGATCCAGCCAGTGTAGCAGGACACCGCGGGTCTCAGACGAGCTCTCCGTACCGTGTTAGAATTGTCACCATCACACTACATTACATTTTAGTCGTTGTTATGATATTAGAAGTCGGTTAGAAAATATTAAGGCCTCGGGCTCTTATGTTCATAAAGCTGACATTTGACAAAGTACACTTGAACGTCTTTGCAGTCAAAGGGATGAGACACAGGCATCACTATAATTGACGTTTTCTCTACGTTTTGCAGTGTGGACAACAGTGAATACATGAGGAATGGCGATTTCATGCCTACCAGACTACAAGCACAGCAGGACGCTGTCAATATCGTTTGTCACTCAAAAACACGCAGCAACCCAGAAAATAATGTGGGGCTCATCACGATGGCCAAGTGGGTGGTATTTTCAGCATTGAACTTATTTTAAAAGTACTTTTATCTCTCGGGAACTATACGTCATGTTATGCACTCTGTAATACTGTGTGTTAATTTGATTTGGAGTGATTTATGAATGTTTTTATATGTGCACAGTAATTGTGAGGTCCTGACCACTCTTACACCGGACACTGGTCGCATACTCTCCAAACTGCACGCTGTTCAACCACGTGGAAAGATCAGTTTCTGTACTGGCATTAGGGTCGCCCATGTGAGTGCGCTTGTACTGTTTACTTCACTGAATATAGTGTTTAAAGTGCTGGATTAATtgactgttgtgtgtgtgggtggggctgtTTAGCTGGCACTGAAGCACAGACAGGGTAAGAACCACAAGATGAGGATCATCGCTTTTGTGGGAAGCCCAGTAGAGGACAATGAGAAAGATGTAAGGATGTGAATGCATGTACACAATGTCTTTTGTTACTCACAGAACTGTGGCTATGGATGAAATGTGTTGATCAAACAATTCTGAATGGTTGTGCAAGTTGTTGGTGTGTCAACAGTtcctttaatttatttttaacagCTGGTGAAACTTGCAAAACGGTTGAAGAAAGAGAAGGTCAATGTGGATGTGATAAATTTTGGAGAGGAGGTAACTGCTTTATAGTAATAAGTGTTTTGTTTGGGGGAATGACACGATGACATACATTTTACAAGAAAATCATACTTTAGAGAAACTTGTATCAGTCatgacaggtgaagacaatTCTGGCTTCCAAGTCTGGTCCTTTCTTTGAAGGTACCAGAGTAGTGTCTGGACCAGTGGTGCTGACTGGAGCTTGCAGGCTGTTTTGTTCTATTCTACTTTTCTATCTGGATTTTGCTTTCATTTACCATGTCTCGCTGCCTTTCCCATCTGCTCTGGCTCTGTAGGAAGTGAACACGGAGAAGCTGACTGCATTTGTAAACACTCTGAATGGGAAGGAAGGTACCGGCTCTCACCTGGTCACCGTGCCTCCTGGCCCCAGCCTGGCAGACGCTCTGCTTTCCTCGCCCATACTGGCCGGAGAGGGTGGGACCATGATGGGGCTCGGTGCCAGTGACTTTGAGTTCGGAGTGGACCCGAGTGCGGACCCTGAACTCGCTCTGGTAAGATAATTATGGACTTGATCTGGAGCAGTTTTTGGGGCCCTCGTCTACTATTGACCTTTAAAatgaaaatttatttatatagcgctttttataaTACGTTGTCACTTTTTAGAATATGTTGTCATGAGtctagatccctaatgagcaagccagaggtgacagtggcgaggaaaaactccctatgatggtggggattaggaagaaacctcgggaggaccaagactcaaaagggaacccatcctccattgggcggcccgctagcagaagtccatatttatagttcaaatatagttctatagttattgTTGTAATTCCAGGCCGAgaagtcacagtcccttcaatgcAGGTGGTGATTAGCATCTGGTTCTGGCAGGCTTATCTACAcaacataactaaagggaggggcctggaggtgaccagtcatcagggctcactgagacattgctttccacccaagtcattctcacaactagagtgaccacatgacatggctggatgacagcatcaacatctcagattaccagaagtctCAATGACTGGGGCCCTGAGCTCTACAACTTCACATGtagaattttagctgaaggcttgattaaataggtgagtcttaagtctagatttaaagattggaactgtgtcataatgttggattggagctggaaggctattccataactgagggtCTTTAAAGGAGAAGGTTCTGCCTCCAGCTGTAGTCtcacaaatttttggaactaagagaaatcctgcattttgggagcgcagaaGGCGAGATGGGTTATAGTATGGAATGAGTTCACTCtgatattgtggagcaagaccatttaacagcttataggtcaacagaagaattttttaATCAATTTGATATTTTACCGGATGTCAGTGTAATGccgagagagtaggactaatatgatcTAATTTTCTATCTCTAGTTAGGACTAATATGATCTAATTTTCTATctctagttaggactctagctgcagcattctgttCAAATGCTTTAGATGAAAGAGAGTTTACAGCAGTGCTTGTTCTGCCACTTTGATCTTCGTGGTTCTGCACTTTTGAGCCAAGGACAAAACCAGAAGAAACATCTTTAGCAGAATGTCAGAAGTGTTCCTGTACTCTGATCCCAATCGTTACATACGAGTGTAATATTATAtcagccctcacacacacacacacacacacacacacacacacacacacatttagatcATTAGCAGTAATACAGGTAATGATAAAATAACTGACTGCTAACTGATCCTGTGAATTTCACTTGCcttcacaagcatattttttaCCTGGGTTTGAATGTAGTTTTTTATATTCCACATAATGTTCTATATACAAGGATCAAGTGATGGTACAACAAACGACTTGTACTACAATACGACGTCAAAATAGCAATAGCATTTAACGCACAATACCCAACGAAGATTACAACTAATGTGCAATACACTGATGGTGCCTAAAGTCTTCAAGGTATTTGCTGCTGCATAAGGGTACACAAGTGGACCTCGTTTAATTTAAACTGTCTTCCTTCTCTCCACTAGGCCCTCCGTGTATCTATGGAGGAGCAGAGGCAGCGGCAGGAAGAGGAGGCTCGCAGGGCCGCTGTGCAGTCAGCAGCTGAAGCTGGCATCCCCACCCCTACTGCTGATGGTACTGATGCTTTGGAAGAACACCAGTATCATTTTGGTGGTGTCTGCTGCCCAATGAAAAGATAATAGTTCATGGGAAATGTATATTTGCTGTAACATTTACTTtatttgctttaaaaaaatgaatgaatgagctTGTCCAATCAGTAGTTTTCAAATTTTACATTTGACATAAGTTGATGTAAATGTAGCTGTAGTATAATTCACCCAACTTTAACCTGGGTTGCACTTGGGTGCTGAATGATGCTGGATAATGTGCTATGGAAAGGCAATTCTAGTTGAACAAGATGGAACCCCTGAGATTATAGTTGTCGGGTTTCGTAGATTACAGTCGTAATGTGTCCTTGACTAAGTCTGTGCCATTACTTATGAACTGGATATTGTTTAAGGCAAGTATTTGAAGATTTGGACATGCTCTTTGAAATTGAGTGAAATGCAGTACCAGTACTACTTTGGTTACATGTCTGATATTAAACTCCACTGACAGCTAAATGCTGAAGTGAAGCAATGCTCTGTTCCTCTGGACCTTTCCTTCAATCTGTAATCAAGATGAACgcatttgtgtccatcttagaGTCAGAGGAGGCTCTCCTGAAGATGTCCGTGTCTCAGCCTGAGACCGGTGTACCATCACTCCCAGACTTCAGCAGCATGACCGAGGAGGAGCAGATAGCCTATGCCATGCAGATGTCCCTGGCTGGGGGAGGTGAGTGTGACTGGTCGTTTTCTCTGGCTCAATCTCAGTATTGTTGGTGCCCATCACTGGAAATCGACCTTTAACAGAGGTTAGGGTTCCATTTTAACATGTCTGTTTATTTGGAAACCCCTTGTTCCATTTTTCCAAATAAATCAGTTGGAGTAAATATACACAGTTCAACACTGGAAGTCATTGGGGGCAGCCTGGAGTCTATCCATACgtgtttttgtatgtttttccTTTTCCAGAATTTGGTGAATCGATGGATACAGGGGCACCAATGGACACAACAGAATCTGCTAAGGTGCAGTTCACCTCCCAGAGAGATGATTTGATTTATTGTACTCATGAATATCTTGTTCCTGTCATCTAAATATCTTCCTTTCGTCTTCACACTGTCAACAGGAAGAGGATGACTATGATGTAATGCAAGATCCAGAGTTTCTCCAAAGTGTGTTGGAGAATCTGCCTGGTGTGGACCCCAACAACGAGGCTATTCGTAATGCCATGGGTTCCTTGGCGTCCCAGAGTGGGAACAAACCAGATGGCAAAAAAGACGAGGACAAGAAGAAATAATCTCCCTAGAAAATGATGTAACCCTCTGGTATTGATAGACAAGACGTttgacaaaaaagaaaaaagcccAACAAAACGAATGGGCAGTGAGACTTTCCTATAAATGTCCCAGAAAAGATTAGTGGTGGGCATTACAAGTAAAGGATGCCCTAAACATTGTTGACTCTGGATGCATACAATTTAACTTTGGCAGATATTGGCAGTCTATACCTCAAATGTACACAgctttctctcattctttccCTGTAGTGGTTGCTTGCTCAATGTTCGcagctgtttttttcttttctatttccATTAAAGATTTGGTTAAAATACAATACTGATTCACTTATTTTGGCAAAGCCACTATCTAATAAATATAAGTATTGGTTCAGACAGAATAGTGAATAAAAAGCAGTCTCTCACTGCACATTGAAATGACAAGTTGGTAAGAGTAGCTTACTAGGTTTTATTTAAGATcttttaaaagaaaatgtaaaaaagattTGAAAATAAAGCATTTTCAAAGGAAGATGTCAGAGTGTCAGAACTCCATGTAcattacatacaaacacaaactaTAGCAGTTAGTGTCCATTTTACCTCCGGTGCAACCATTTCCTACTGTTTCTCTCTATAAATGGCCATGGTTACATTGTTACTGATACAGTATTTAACCATAATAAGCATTTTAAGAGAAAGTAAGGTGGGGAACCTAATCTAATACAAAGCAACATTCTCCTACCAAGAGTTCCAGTGCAGGTTTGTAACAATATTTACATATCCATGTATCCTGGTATAACGGTTCAAATGTATACACATCATGTAGACTAGTTCCTAATGTGTACCACTTCAGTACCGACTACGATCGGGCTGGGTGAAGGGCTGAAGGCACAAGTTCAGATCATTCAACTGTACGCTTTCCTCGTTTTCTTTACAATACattctggtattagatgtcaatgAATGACAATTCCAGTAATCTGGACATTTTTAAGATGGTGGATAACAAACATTTTCAGTATCACAATAAAAGGTCTTTAGTGACATCTGACAACATTTAAAGAATTCCACAACTAGAAAAGAAACCTTATTTACCCAACATATGACATGATCAGACTTGACAGATGCTGTTTGGAATACTTATTTCACATTTAACATGTCACAATCATTTCAACATTCATAATACTGCACCTTTCATAAAAACATGAAAATGTTTGATCTGTTTTGAAACAGTAGTGTCTGCCAAGGTTGCTTATCCTAATGAAATAGGCATAACTGTATCTCCATTGTCCTTTGTCAGAGTAATTGTTCCATTTATGTGAACGCATTTATTACCTAATGCATGCAGGAAGTAGTGTTCATGTAATTCTTCAAGactgtttaattgttcaaagCAGTCCGAACATTTAAAGTTTTCTTCTTGGTCTCCATTTCCATCCGTATTTACACTGG
This Brachyhypopomus gauderio isolate BG-103 chromosome 6, BGAUD_0.2, whole genome shotgun sequence DNA region includes the following protein-coding sequences:
- the psmd4a gene encoding 26S proteasome non-ATPase regulatory subunit 4a; translation: MVLESTMVCVDNSEYMRNGDFMPTRLQAQQDAVNIVCHSKTRSNPENNVGLITMANNCEVLTTLTPDTGRILSKLHAVQPRGKISFCTGIRVAHLALKHRQGKNHKMRIIAFVGSPVEDNEKDLVKLAKRLKKEKVNVDVINFGEEEVNTEKLTAFVNTLNGKEGTGSHLVTVPPGPSLADALLSSPILAGEGGTMMGLGASDFEFGVDPSADPELALALRVSMEEQRQRQEEEARRAAVQSAAEAGIPTPTADESEEALLKMSVSQPETGVPSLPDFSSMTEEEQIAYAMQMSLAGGEFGESMDTGAPMDTTESAKEEDDYDVMQDPEFLQSVLENLPGVDPNNEAIRNAMGSLASQSGNKPDGKKDEDKKK